The following coding sequences are from one Carassius auratus strain Wakin chromosome 47, ASM336829v1, whole genome shotgun sequence window:
- the LOC113065186 gene encoding uncharacterized protein LOC113065186, whose amino-acid sequence MHPGSAPWAVESPVTQQEQDEEPEGDLLSEVTSKCTEICGKALRPRSCSKICLVDVYPSNSPGKAKRMYVVLDEQSNRSLAKSDFFELFEINGDSFPYTLRTCAGTTKTMGRRADNFIVSSLDGKTQVSLPTLLECNMLPEDRDEIPTPAEVQYFSHLKPMADKIRPYDANAPILLLFGRDILSVHKVREQCNGPGNLPYAQRLDLGWVIVGEVCMGGVHKSETANVFRTNILQNGRTSVFIPCSKGIQVKEQFGTPNDQYQSCCPVSSCFTDHLGDKVFQRTPEDNKLSLSVEDNIFLEVMNREMFMDESNHWVAPLPFRLPRSPLPNNRDQAMKRLNVLQSTLQRKPEMAKHFVEFMRNLFINQHAEIAPPLQPDEECWYLPIFDVYHPLKPGKIRVVFDSSAQYEGVSLNSILLHGPDLNNKLLGVLVRFRREQIAVTADVEQMFYCFKVREDHQNFLRFLWFKDNDLSKEITEYRMTVHVFGNSPSPAVAIFGMRRAAEFGEDGHGREAKHFVHKNFYVDDGLISVSSVAEAISQLKNTKNMLAESNINLHKILSNSHQVMEAFPPSERANDLKDLDLSVDPLPLQRSLGLSWNLETDCFTFQVSTEVKPFTRRGILSTVNSLYDPLGFVAPVTMQGKALVRELSSEQFDWDTPLPSDKEAQWKAWTDSLADLKEVQIHRPYVPVSISKTSKREIIIFADASTLAIAAVAYLRVVTTDGQCHIGFVMAKSKLAPYPAHTVPRLAVELAGLIKEELDVELTAVKFYTDSRIVLGYIYNTSRRFYVYVANRVAQIRHSTKPEQWHHIYSDLNPADLGTRFIPAAILPQTNWFYGPGFLHQHFLGETPENESFELVEPEKDQDIRPHVVTLATQTTEQSLGSHRFERFSEWRSLVRSIAMLCHVVKSFSQDRNMGDCKGWHWCNKCLQSECTQAKTSIIKCVQQEHYKDEFKSLEKGEEISQRSALKRLSPFVDTEGLIRVGGR is encoded by the coding sequence ATGCACCCAGGATCAGCTCCATGGGCAGTGGAATCTCCAGTAACACAGCAAGAGCAGGACGAGGAGCCTGAAGGTGATTTATTATCTGAGGTTACTTCTAAGTGCACAGAAATCTGTGGCAAAGCTCTTAGACCTAGATCATGCTCAAAAATCTGTTTGGTGGATGTCTACCCATCTAACTCCCCTGGAAAGGCTAAGAGGATGTATGTTGTTCTGGATGAACAGAGTAACCGGTCTCTAGCAAAGTCCGACTTTTTCGAGCTGTTTGAGATCAATGGAGATTCTTTTCCCTATACTCTTCGTACATGTGCAGGTACAACAAAGACAATGGGAAGAAGAGCAGATaatttcattgttagttcactgGATGGGAAAACTCAAGTGTCACTTCCCACACTCTTAGAATGCAACATGTTGCCGGAAGATCGCGACGAAATTCCTACTCCTGCAGAAGTACAATACTTCTCTCATCTCAAGCCAATGGCTGACAAAATACGACCTTATGATGCAAACGCTcccattcttcttctttttggaaGGGACATTTTAAGTGTGCATAAGGTTCGAGAACAGTGTAATGGACCTGGTAACCTGCCATATGCTCAGCGTCTTGACTTAGGCTGGGTCATTGTGGGAGAGGTTTGTATGGGAGGAGTACACAAATCTGAGACTGCAAATGTTTTCAGAACAAACATACTGCAAAACGGACGTACATCTGTTTTCATACCCTGCTCAAAAGGAATTCAGGTCAAAGAACAGTTTGGTACTCCAAATGATCAATACCAATCCTGCTGTCCTGTCTCAAGCTGTTTTACGGATCACCTGGGTGATAAAGTCTTTCAGAGGACTCCTGAGGATAATAAGCTTTCACTGTCTGTTGAGGATAACATCTTCCTTGAGGTTATGAACAGAGAAATGTTCATGGATGAGTCAAACCACTGGGTAGCTCCATTACCATTCCGTTTACCTCGCAGCCCACTGCCGAACAACCGAGACCAGGCAATGAAACGTCTTAATGTCCTCCAGAGCACCTTACAAAGGAAACCCGAGATGGCCAAACACTTTGTGGAGTTTATGCGAAACTTGTTCATCAACCAACATGCAGAAATAGCTCCCCCACTGCAGCCTGATGAAGAATGCTGGTATTTACCAATATTTGATGTGTACCACCCTCTGAAACCTGGGAAGATTAGGGTCGTCTTTGATTCTAGTGCGCAGTATGAAGGCGTCTCGTTGAATAGCATTCTTCTTCATGGACCAGATCTAAACAACAAGCTCCTGGGGGTCTTGGTGCGCTTTCGTAGGGAGCAGATTGCAGTTACAGCTGATGTAGAACAGATGTTTTACTGCTTCAAGGTCAGGGAAGATCACCAAAACTTTCTGAGGTTTCTGTGGTTCAAGGATAATGACCTCTCCAAAGAAATCACAGAGTACCGAATGACAGTTCATGTTTTCGGTAACAGCCCGTCGCCAGCTGTGGCAATCTTTGGGATGAGACGAGCAGCTGAGTTTGGAGAAGACGGGCATGGAAGAGAAGCCAAGCACTTTGTCCATAAAAATTTTTATGTGGACGACGGCCTGATCTCTGTATCCAGTGTCGCTGAAGCCATCAGTCAACtgaaaaacaccaaaaacatGTTAGCTGAGTCAAACATCAACCTTCACAAGATTTTATCAAACAGCCATCAAGTAATGGAAGCATTCCCTCCATCTGAAAGAGCAAATGACCTGAAGGATCTGGATTTGAGTGTCGATCCTCTTCCTCTCCAAAGAAGTTTAGGGTTGAGCTGGAACTTAGAGACTGACTGTTTCACTTTTCAGGTTTCTACAGAAGTTAAACCATTCACACGACGGGGCATACTTTCAACAGTTAACAGTCTCTATGATCCTTTGGGATTTGTTGCACCTGTCACCATGCAGGGTAAGGCCTTAGTAAGAGAGCTGTCATCAGAGCAGTTTGACTGGGACACGCCACTCCCATCTGATAAAGAAGCCCAGTGGAAAGCATGGACAGATTCATTAGCAGATCTCAAGGAAGTCCAGATTCACAGACCCTATGTTCCAGTCTCGATTTCCAAAACTTCCAAGAGAGAGATAATCATTTTTGCTGATGCCTCTACATTAGCCATAGCAGCGGTTGCCTACCTGAGGGTTGTAACTACAGATGGTCAGTGTCACATTGGGTTTGTTATGGCCAAATCTAAGTTGGCACCATACCCTGCTCACACAGTGCCACGTCTTGCTGTCGAGCTGGCAGGTCTGATTAAAGAAGAGCTGGATGTGGAActaactgcagtaaagttctaCACTGACAGTAGAATCGTTTTAGGATACATCTACAATACTTCCCGGCGATTCTATGTGTATGTTGCTAATCGAGTGGCCCAAATTAGACATTCCACAAAGCCAGAACAGTGGCATCACATTTATTCAGACCTCAATCCAGCAGATCTCGGCACCAGATTCATTCCAGCAGCTATCCTACCTCAAACTAATTGGTTCTATGGTCCAGGATTCCTCCATCAGCATTTTCTCGGGGAAACTCCtgaaaatgaatcatttgagCTTGTAGAGCCAGAGAAGGATCAGGACATTCGCCCACATGTAGTAACCTTGGCCACGCAGACAACAGAACAGTCTCTGGGATCACACAGATTCGAACGCTTCTCTGAGTGGAGATCTCTTGTAAGAAGTATAGCCATGCTTTGCCAtgttgtaaaatcattttctcaaGACAGAAATATGGGGGATTGCAAAGGATGGCATTGGTGCAATAAATGTCTCCAGTCTGAGTGCACACAAGCAAAGACTTCTATTATTAAATGTGTGCAGCAAGAGCACTATAAAGATGAATTCAAGAGTTTGGAGAAAGGTGAAGAAATCTCACAGCGAAGTGCTCTGAAGAGACTATCTCCCTTTGTAGACACTGAAGGACTTATTAGAGTGGGAGGTCGCTAA